The stretch of DNA ACAAGGCCTACAACAATCCCCGCCCCGTGCAGAAGCCGCATCCGCCGATCATGATCGGCGGCTCGGGCCGCAAGATTCTGGAGCTGGTCGCCGCTGAGGCGCAGATCGTCAATCTGATCCCGCCGATCGTCAATGGCAAGGATTTCGTCCAGGACCCCGCCGCCGCGGTCAAGTTCGACAAGCCCGAGCTCAAGCGCCGCATCGCGATGCTCCGTGGATTCCTGACCGCCGCCGGCCGCGCACAAGACGCCGTCGAGCTCAGCGTCATCTGCATGGTCAGTCTCTCGCGCAGCAAGAGTGACGCTGACGCCGCGCTCGCGCGCACCGCCGCCGCGATGGGCTTCCCCAACACCGAGGCCGCGCGCAACGCTCCCGTCCTGCTCTCCGGCACGCCCGACGAAGTCCGCCGCGAGCTGCGCGGGCGCATCGAGGAACTCGGGACGACGTATTACATTGTCTTCCCGTCGTCGCCCGAATCCGGCGAGCTGCTGGTCAACGAGATCATGCCGGAGTTCGCGACGCGCCCGGCCTGACGAACTAGCGAAAGAAGCGCAGCGAGCAGGCAGCCTGTCCTGAGCGAAGCCGAGGGAAGTCTGCGAGCTGCGTCAAGATTTCCAGTTGAGGAATCTCTTTCAGCAGCCGCCATGGACTATCCGGCGGATCATCCGGCGATCATGCCGCCGTCAACCGGCACCGCGACGCCCGTGATGTACGACGACTGGCTCGAGCAGAGCCACACCACGGTGCTCGCGATCTCGTCGGGCGTCGCATAGCGGCGCATCGGCACAAAGGCCTCGAACTCTTTGCGGCCCGGCCGCCCTTCATTGTTGCCAATCCGTTCCATCATCGGCGTATCAACCGGGCCGGGACAAACCGCATTGATCCGGATGCCGCTCTGG from Candidatus Binataceae bacterium encodes:
- a CDS encoding LLM class flavin-dependent oxidoreductase, producing the protein MHSIKFGLFLPTGDFPQARAAAEWADTHGFYSVSINDHFFSPLAKPETPQLECFSTLSAIAAVTKNVRLAPAVTAMSFRPPPMLAKIASTLDHLSGGRLIMGVGAGWQRNEYDAHNYPYPGNLERIAQLGDAIKLIKAMWTQDAPTYHGRYFSIDKAYNNPRPVQKPHPPIMIGGSGRKILELVAAEAQIVNLIPPIVNGKDFVQDPAAAVKFDKPELKRRIAMLRGFLTAAGRAQDAVELSVICMVSLSRSKSDADAALARTAAAMGFPNTEAARNAPVLLSGTPDEVRRELRGRIEELGTTYYIVFPSSPESGELLVNEIMPEFATRPA